The Thermococcus sp. 4557 genomic sequence GCGTTTTCATCTTCCTGATACTCCCGGAGATAGGTGTGGAGATTCCCCTCTGGGCTGGATTGCTCGTGATAGCTGCCCTCCTGGCCAAGGATTTCCTCATAGCTCCATTCGTTCTTGGAGGTGGGGCGAACAAAAAGCCCGAGGTGGGTCCCGAGAGGCTGATAGGGAGAACCGCCCTCGTTGTCGAAGACCTTTCTCCAGAAGGAGTCGTTAAGCTCGATGGCGAGCTCTGGAAGGCGGAGTGTTTAAACGGAACCGCTGGAATGGGTGAGAAGGTTAAAATAGTCTCAGTCATGGGCACTAAGGTGCTCGTGGAACGCCGAGGGTAGCAAGAACCGCCGCGAGCTCTTCGGGCTTGTTGGTCGTGAATGAGACCGTCCATCCCTTCTTCTGTCGTATCGTGACGCAAGCCCTTCCGGGCAGGGTGAAGTGAATCGTCCCGTAGCAAGAGGTCCAGCCTTCCCGAACCTCAAAGCTCGCAATGTTTTCGATGGGAACAGTCTTCCTGACTATGAGTCCGATGATGCCTCGTATCCTCAGCTCGCGCTCGTCTATCTCGATTTTAATTGCCATCACGTCCAGGAGCAGAACCGTAACTCCAATTGTGGTCGCGAGCATTATCTCAACGCCTTCGCCCGCCTGATACGTCGCGTAGAGGCCCGCGAACATCGCGAGGATTGGAATCAGCATGATGACCTGGAATATCCTGCTCGTCAGGGTCTCCTCGTAGAGCGCCATGCTCTCACCGAAGAAACTTCTCGGTTAGAGCTTTAAAGGTTGGCTTCCAAACCTATGGGGTGGTGCGATGGTAAGGATAATGCCGGTTGACCGGTTGAGCGACGATGACGTTAGGGAAATCCTGACGAAGTACAAAAAGATCGCCCTCGTGGGCGCTTCACCGAAGCCCGAGCGCGACGCGAACGATGTTATGCGCTACCTCCTCGAGCACGGCTACGAGGTTTACCCCGTGAACCCCCACTACGATGAAGTCCTTGGAAGAAAGTGCTATCCGAGCGTTCTCGATATCCCCGACGAGGTAGATATAGTCGACCTCTTCGTGAGGCCCGAGTTCACGATGGACTACGTCGAGCAGGCGATGGAGAAGGGGGCAAAGGTCGTCTGGTTCCAGTTCAAAACGTACAACAGGGAGGCGTTCAAAAAGGCCAAGGAGGCCGGCCTAACCGCGGTTGCCCACCGC encodes the following:
- a CDS encoding NfeD family protein, which translates into the protein MDLRDVLKLLALMADEIIVGVFIFLILPEIGVEIPLWAGLLVIAALLAKDFLIAPFVLGGGANKKPEVGPERLIGRTALVVEDLSPEGVVKLDGELWKAECLNGTAGMGEKVKIVSVMGTKVLVERRG
- a CDS encoding CoA-binding protein, whose amino-acid sequence is MVRIMPVDRLSDDDVREILTKYKKIALVGASPKPERDANDVMRYLLEHGYEVYPVNPHYDEVLGRKCYPSVLDIPDEVDIVDLFVRPEFTMDYVEQAMEKGAKVVWFQFKTYNREAFKKAKEAGLTAVAHRCIKQEHARLL